One Amorphoplanes digitatis genomic window carries:
- a CDS encoding FAD-dependent oxidoreductase, which translates to MTSARPDVVVIGAGVSGLTTAVRLAEEGLRVLIRARGRPERTTSAAAGAIWDPIYANHPLVPQWSARAYDVFRDLAEAGLPHVRLVDGVEASRTPIPSPDWAHHLPGYRECDPGELPSGFVSGWHYIAPIIDMPPYLSYLERRLKAAGGRLTIAEVRSLSETPGPVVVNCTGIGARQLVPDPEVEPIRGQLVAVRNPGVTEFFAEHTAQLDEMTYLLPQGEILLLGGSAEKGQFDPEPDLAVAKGIIERCAGIVPAIATARVLGHRTGIRPDRPQIRLEHENLGGRHLVHNYGHSGAGVSLSWGCADSVLELVRALI; encoded by the coding sequence ATGACCTCTGCCCGACCCGATGTCGTAGTCATCGGCGCCGGCGTATCAGGCCTGACCACGGCCGTCCGGCTCGCCGAGGAGGGATTGCGCGTCCTGATCCGGGCGCGCGGCAGACCCGAGCGGACCACCTCGGCGGCCGCCGGCGCGATCTGGGACCCCATCTACGCCAACCATCCGCTGGTGCCACAGTGGAGCGCCCGCGCCTACGACGTGTTCCGCGACCTGGCGGAGGCGGGGCTCCCGCACGTGCGGCTGGTGGACGGCGTCGAGGCCTCCCGGACGCCGATCCCGTCGCCGGACTGGGCGCACCACCTGCCCGGCTACCGCGAGTGCGACCCCGGCGAGCTGCCGAGCGGGTTCGTCAGCGGCTGGCACTACATCGCGCCGATCATCGACATGCCGCCCTACCTGAGCTACCTGGAGCGGCGCCTGAAGGCGGCCGGCGGGCGGCTGACGATCGCCGAGGTGCGCAGCCTGAGCGAGACGCCGGGGCCCGTCGTGGTCAACTGCACCGGCATCGGTGCCCGGCAGCTGGTGCCGGATCCCGAGGTGGAACCCATCCGCGGGCAGCTGGTGGCCGTCCGCAATCCCGGGGTCACCGAGTTCTTCGCCGAGCACACCGCACAGCTCGACGAGATGACCTACCTGCTGCCGCAGGGCGAGATCCTGCTGCTCGGCGGCAGCGCCGAGAAGGGCCAGTTCGATCCGGAGCCCGACCTCGCCGTGGCCAAGGGGATCATCGAACGCTGCGCCGGCATCGTGCCGGCGATCGCCACCGCGCGGGTGCTCGGGCACCGCACCGGGATCCGCCCCGACCGCCCCCAGATCCGGCTGGAGCACGAGAACCTGGGCGGCCGGCACCTGGTGCACAACTACGGGCACAGCGGCGCGGGGGTCAGCCTCTCCTGGGGCTGCGCCGACAGCGTGCTGGAACTCGTCCGCGCCCTGATCTAG
- a CDS encoding DUF6879 family protein, producing the protein MMSLGASASDQTSVTRKALLAVVTGGLTFLITNALDQPQSVQITLSILIGGIALIVRFLIDFEKRLAAVEKLEKDGMAEMKTMVGDVFSEISEATELFGLIEASALQTDLVTQLVRNSTQISPTSPPIVYHFVQAKIKETSEFLKQLSEGGTVTYYGEDRDWLLGLTRNATSSIDAISLSAVDHGLWHSEIGQRYLDAQRRAAGNGKRVRRIFVLDSPEMADDPAVRQACEEQRRMSIDVRLLDRGAVPPPLQVQVRDMIVFDDTLAYETNPTTADPQHAQIAETRLVLTDSRVKECARLFRELWEVSRAIDGTHEPPLHYRNA; encoded by the coding sequence ATGATGTCCCTCGGCGCGAGCGCGTCCGACCAGACGAGCGTCACCCGTAAGGCGCTGCTCGCGGTCGTCACCGGCGGGCTCACCTTCCTGATCACCAACGCCCTCGACCAGCCGCAGTCCGTGCAGATCACGCTGTCCATCCTGATCGGTGGCATCGCGCTGATCGTGCGCTTCCTGATCGACTTCGAGAAGCGGCTCGCGGCGGTGGAGAAGCTCGAGAAGGACGGCATGGCCGAGATGAAGACGATGGTCGGCGACGTCTTCTCCGAGATCAGCGAGGCCACCGAGCTGTTCGGGCTGATCGAGGCGTCCGCGCTACAGACCGACCTGGTCACCCAGCTGGTGCGCAACTCGACCCAGATCTCGCCGACGTCGCCGCCGATCGTCTACCACTTCGTCCAGGCCAAGATCAAAGAGACGTCGGAGTTCCTCAAGCAGCTCTCCGAGGGCGGCACGGTCACCTACTACGGCGAGGACCGCGACTGGCTGCTCGGCCTGACCCGCAACGCCACGAGCAGCATCGACGCGATCAGCCTCTCGGCGGTCGACCACGGCCTGTGGCACAGCGAGATCGGCCAGCGCTACCTCGACGCGCAGCGCCGGGCCGCCGGCAACGGCAAGCGGGTCCGGCGGATCTTCGTGCTCGACTCGCCCGAGATGGCCGACGACCCGGCGGTGCGGCAGGCCTGCGAGGAGCAGCGCCGGATGAGCATCGACGTGCGGCTGCTCGACCGCGGCGCCGTGCCGCCGCCGCTACAGGTACAGGTGCGCGACATGATCGTCTTCGACGACACCCTGGCGTACGAGACGAACCCGACCACCGCCGACCCGCAGCACGCCCAGATCGCCGAGACCCGCCTGGTGCTGACCGACTCGCGGGTCAAGGAGTGCGCGCGGCTCTTCCGGGAGCTGTGGGAGGTCTCCCGCGCCATCGACGGCACGCACGAGCCGCCGCTGCACTACAGGAACGCGTAG
- a CDS encoding NADAR family protein — protein sequence MGGTVYPAGWPEPPGIDVLQIDYPAPVVHGAREYPTVMHAYWALSTGDPAWHDRIAAAERGIDAPALAERAPRRGDWPAVRLGVMAALLRDKFDLHPAMARRLRETGDARLLYRDHGSRYWSSDGANWLGRLLELVRSELAVR from the coding sequence GTGGGCGGCACCGTCTACCCGGCCGGGTGGCCGGAGCCGCCGGGTATCGATGTGTTGCAGATCGACTATCCGGCGCCGGTCGTGCACGGCGCTCGGGAGTACCCCACCGTCATGCACGCCTACTGGGCGCTGTCCACCGGCGACCCTGCCTGGCACGACCGGATCGCCGCCGCCGAGCGCGGGATCGACGCCCCGGCCCTGGCCGAGCGGGCACCCCGGCGCGGCGACTGGCCCGCGGTCCGGCTCGGCGTGATGGCCGCGCTCCTGCGGGACAAGTTCGACCTGCATCCGGCGATGGCGCGGCGGCTGCGGGAGACCGGCGACGCCCGGCTGCTCTACCGCGACCACGGATCGCGGTACTGGAGCTCGGACGGCGCCAACTGGCTCGGGCGGCTGCTGGAGCTGGTGCGTTCGGAGCTCGCGGTGCGGTGA
- a CDS encoding carbohydrate-binding protein: MRRRRTVFALVAGAAMTLATAVAAAPDGLAAVSGAPLSAAVVCSAPGWAEGNTYTVGTQVTYAGRLYSALVTHTAYAGAGWNPAATPSLWRDLGACTGGTTPPTTPPTTPPTTPPTTPPTTPPTTPPTTPPTTPPGGETCAVKSRPAGKVLVGYWENWDGSSNGVHPGFGWVPINDSRLKQHGYNVVNAAFPVIRSDGTVLWENGMDATVKVSTPAEMCSAKAAGATLLMSIGGAAAGIDLSSSTVADRFVATIVPILKRYNFDGIDIDIETGLTGSGNINTLSASQSNLIRIIDGVLAQMPSNFGLTMAPETAYVTGGSVTYGSIWGSYLPIIKKYADNGRLWWLNMQYYNGSMYGCSGDSYSAGTVQGFTVQTQCLNNGLTIQGTTIRVPYDKQVPGLPAQSGAGGGYMTPALVSQAYNSVPGIKGLMTWSINWDGSRSWTFGDNVKALQGR, from the coding sequence ATGAGAAGACGACGTACCGTATTCGCGCTGGTAGCCGGCGCCGCGATGACCCTGGCGACCGCCGTGGCCGCCGCACCGGACGGCCTGGCCGCGGTGTCCGGCGCGCCGCTCTCGGCCGCCGTCGTCTGCTCGGCGCCGGGCTGGGCGGAGGGCAACACCTACACCGTCGGCACCCAGGTGACCTACGCCGGCCGGCTCTACTCCGCGCTGGTCACTCATACGGCGTACGCGGGCGCCGGCTGGAACCCGGCGGCGACCCCGTCGCTCTGGCGCGACCTCGGCGCTTGCACGGGCGGCACCACCCCGCCGACCACGCCGCCCACCACCCCGCCGACCACTCCACCCACGACACCGCCGACCACGCCGCCGACCACCCCGCCCACGACGCCGCCGACCACCCCGCCCGGCGGTGAGACCTGCGCGGTCAAGTCGCGGCCGGCCGGCAAGGTCCTCGTCGGATACTGGGAGAACTGGGACGGCTCGAGCAACGGCGTGCACCCGGGCTTCGGCTGGGTGCCGATCAACGACAGCCGGCTGAAGCAGCACGGCTACAACGTCGTCAACGCGGCGTTCCCGGTGATCCGCTCGGACGGCACGGTGCTGTGGGAGAACGGCATGGATGCCACCGTGAAGGTGTCCACCCCGGCCGAGATGTGCTCGGCGAAGGCGGCGGGCGCGACGCTGCTGATGTCCATCGGCGGCGCGGCGGCCGGCATCGACCTGAGCTCCAGCACGGTCGCCGACCGGTTCGTGGCGACGATCGTGCCGATCCTCAAGCGGTACAACTTCGACGGCATCGACATCGACATCGAGACCGGCCTGACCGGCAGCGGCAACATCAACACCCTGTCGGCGTCGCAGTCCAACCTGATCCGGATCATCGACGGCGTGCTCGCACAGATGCCGTCGAACTTCGGCCTGACGATGGCGCCGGAGACCGCGTACGTCACCGGCGGCAGCGTCACCTACGGCTCGATCTGGGGCTCCTACCTGCCGATCATCAAGAAGTACGCGGACAACGGCCGCCTCTGGTGGCTCAACATGCAGTACTACAACGGCTCGATGTACGGCTGCTCCGGCGACTCGTACTCGGCCGGGACGGTGCAGGGCTTCACCGTGCAGACCCAGTGCCTGAACAACGGACTCACCATCCAGGGCACCACCATCCGGGTCCCGTACGACAAGCAGGTGCCGGGCCTTCCCGCCCAGTCCGGCGCCGGCGGCGGCTACATGACGCCGGCACTGGTCAGCCAGGCGTACAACAGCGTCCCCGGCATCAAGGGCCTGATGACCTGGTCGATCAACTGGGACGGCTCCCGGTCGTGGACGTTCGGTGACAACGTGAAGGCCCTTCAGGGTCGCTGA
- a CDS encoding SCO2521 family protein has protein sequence MLIAGEVHTGLLRGPDPVTSDQARHLVDLVVGEPVLVSERPIAYVRSPEIPVGVDCGLGAAGPARQVRGVGTALQRAAITGGHVVQGSAYASIVRGAGGARQPWSHYLTRPGVIETLGRTRWDETAAALAAPERPGAALDLGAMAGRAADRVQRAVAARGAVRLRSPRTRLRWVARVEEEAEPGATRVGFSVGGGDLRVLRLTVPGVAAAELAAVCEDVAMHDWLLSALLEIIGKSAIGTIPRQQALERLLPAIDYLLHLWMPGARGDELTADVWEVLERRPGFSRQWDTLVHRIRDQLSVGAVAALAAAGNR, from the coding sequence ATGCTGATCGCCGGTGAGGTGCACACCGGACTCCTGCGTGGACCGGATCCGGTGACGTCCGACCAGGCCCGGCACCTCGTCGACCTGGTGGTCGGCGAGCCTGTGCTGGTCTCGGAGCGGCCGATCGCCTACGTACGCTCGCCCGAGATACCCGTCGGGGTGGACTGCGGGCTGGGCGCGGCCGGCCCCGCCCGCCAGGTGCGGGGCGTCGGCACGGCGCTGCAACGGGCCGCGATCACCGGCGGGCACGTCGTGCAGGGTTCCGCGTACGCGTCCATCGTCCGCGGCGCCGGCGGGGCCCGGCAGCCGTGGTCGCACTACCTGACCCGCCCGGGCGTCATCGAGACGCTCGGCCGGACCCGCTGGGACGAGACGGCGGCCGCGCTGGCGGCGCCGGAGCGGCCCGGCGCCGCGCTGGACCTCGGCGCGATGGCCGGCCGGGCGGCGGACCGGGTGCAGCGGGCGGTCGCCGCCCGGGGCGCGGTGCGGCTCAGATCGCCGCGGACGCGGCTGCGCTGGGTGGCCCGGGTGGAGGAGGAGGCGGAGCCGGGCGCGACCCGGGTCGGTTTCTCCGTCGGCGGCGGCGACCTGCGGGTGCTGCGGCTGACCGTCCCGGGTGTCGCGGCGGCCGAACTCGCCGCCGTCTGCGAGGACGTCGCGATGCACGACTGGCTCCTGAGTGCGCTGCTGGAGATCATCGGCAAGAGCGCCATCGGCACCATCCCCCGCCAGCAGGCCCTGGAGCGGTTGCTGCCCGCCATCGACTACCTCCTGCACCTCTGGATGCCCGGCGCGCGCGGCGACGAGCTGACCGCGGACGTGTGGGAGGTGCTCGAACGGCGCCCCGGCTTCAGCCGGCAGTGGGACACCCTCGTGCACCGGATCCGGGACCAGCTCTCGGTCGGCGCGGTGGCGGCGCTGGCAGCGGCGGGCAACCGATGA
- a CDS encoding SCO2523 family variant P-loop protein, with the protein MIVFATSDKGGTGRSVTSSNVAYRHALQGGDCCYLDFDFGSPTSGAIFDLPDAFAGVPEGGLHSHLTDGAADPRRIDVWAESERDVLRGRPAGAGRLTLLPGDRGGGEFRSSPEIVGRCVDLLLRADEEFDLVIVDLSAGRSYATEIVLAATATTALHGVVARWLVFHRWTRQHIVAASGLVYGKHGILETAADLGHDPVTVRDTIRFVRTAVLDPASPGQAGLRPEQLAWLDVCNKRLQELASRRRVGRTTVLAEIPLDPVLQWQEQLLSNDDVWLHRTANQRTVDAFDDLAKKIVDDSAWIGL; encoded by the coding sequence ATGATCGTCTTTGCGACCTCCGACAAAGGTGGCACGGGACGCTCCGTCACCAGCAGCAACGTGGCATACCGCCACGCGCTCCAGGGCGGCGACTGCTGCTACCTGGACTTCGACTTCGGCTCGCCCACCTCCGGCGCGATCTTCGACCTGCCGGACGCCTTCGCCGGCGTGCCGGAGGGCGGCCTGCACAGTCACCTGACCGACGGCGCGGCCGACCCCCGCCGCATAGACGTCTGGGCCGAGTCGGAGCGCGACGTGCTGCGCGGCCGCCCGGCCGGCGCCGGGCGGCTGACGCTGCTGCCCGGCGACCGGGGCGGCGGCGAGTTCCGCTCCTCGCCCGAGATCGTCGGGCGCTGCGTCGACCTGCTGCTGCGCGCCGACGAGGAGTTCGACCTCGTCATCGTCGACCTCAGCGCCGGCCGCTCGTACGCCACCGAGATCGTGCTCGCCGCCACCGCCACCACCGCGCTGCACGGCGTGGTGGCGCGCTGGCTGGTGTTCCACCGCTGGACCCGGCAGCACATCGTCGCGGCCAGCGGCCTGGTCTACGGCAAGCACGGCATCCTGGAGACCGCGGCCGACCTGGGCCATGATCCGGTGACGGTCCGGGACACCATCCGCTTCGTGCGCACCGCCGTGCTGGACCCGGCCTCCCCCGGCCAGGCCGGCCTGCGCCCGGAGCAGCTCGCCTGGCTCGACGTCTGCAACAAGCGGCTACAGGAGCTGGCGAGCCGGCGACGGGTCGGGCGCACCACCGTGCTGGCCGAGATCCCCCTCGACCCGGTGCTCCAGTGGCAGGAGCAGCTGCTGTCCAACGACGACGTGTGGCTGCACCGCACGGCGAACCAGCGCACGGTCGACGCGTTCGACGATCTCGCCAAGAAGATCGTGGACGACTCCGCCTGGATCGGACTGTGA
- a CDS encoding SCO2524 family protein: MQIQPRQQLLDIWRTTARLSYVDGSWQFGGRDGANSISDAEQLLVLMAPATELPIFRLDNPDAANRDVLDALGVLGDDIQVPQRLLEALTGYIKRYTAPDGTPSFAGGTYFSPEDEGEEVKTAQQELDVVDSFSISVTLMLAVVGFTKIFRQVVTRPRLLDQVNELEERASQRLTAAMVGLLRSFSVNVFSADEPYGRELVRTVNQERRPSRQVVDELREALREINARLRDDVTIGSGAAEGSELDLPNRLFECGWSWGLVTDAPEIETTADVGLQRSGMAQNAPYLYFTTVALEAIQALSSERTRLLGLLDEAQLKLASALQLRFELTRSYWATIATFGSGRWPLEDLPWRTTDGIEFDYFSLLVSGMVVQNMVAVRATNADLTRVAGVLDELANRSRITRRSTALETAHNVHHPGLRFPLEGSENVGGPQLSWTVADISPLLLKRTLNLASLLSDGTSRSRLLDLSDDLWKHLQQRLISDGIPNGIWDQPAGAFPQVEVKYSEPSWYYTKRVVDCLVTAARVINEPPLRSELLANVAAELLNEAAHLYDRERLNGSTYSGQTLREELKQIGVELERARTVRRERPGVAVAVTEDVLRRLDRLSAARRADSGLS; encoded by the coding sequence ATGCAGATCCAGCCACGTCAACAACTCCTCGATATCTGGCGGACCACCGCGCGTCTCTCCTACGTCGACGGATCGTGGCAGTTCGGCGGCCGCGACGGCGCCAACTCCATCAGCGACGCCGAACAGCTGCTCGTCCTGATGGCGCCGGCGACGGAGCTACCGATCTTCCGGCTGGACAACCCCGACGCCGCCAACCGGGACGTGCTCGACGCGCTCGGCGTGCTCGGCGACGACATCCAGGTGCCGCAGCGGCTGCTCGAGGCGCTCACCGGCTACATCAAGCGCTACACGGCGCCGGACGGCACGCCGAGCTTCGCCGGCGGCACCTACTTCAGCCCCGAGGACGAGGGCGAGGAGGTCAAGACCGCGCAGCAGGAGCTGGACGTGGTCGACTCCTTCTCCATCTCCGTCACGCTGATGCTCGCCGTCGTCGGTTTCACCAAGATCTTCCGGCAGGTGGTCACCCGTCCGCGGCTGCTCGATCAGGTGAACGAGCTCGAGGAGCGGGCCAGCCAGCGGCTCACCGCCGCGATGGTCGGCCTCCTGCGCAGCTTCTCCGTCAACGTCTTCTCCGCCGACGAGCCCTACGGCCGGGAGCTGGTCCGGACCGTCAACCAGGAGCGCCGCCCGTCCCGGCAGGTCGTCGACGAGCTCCGCGAGGCGCTGCGCGAGATCAACGCCCGGCTCCGCGACGACGTCACCATCGGCTCGGGTGCCGCCGAGGGCAGCGAGCTCGACCTGCCCAACCGGCTCTTCGAGTGCGGCTGGAGCTGGGGCCTGGTCACCGACGCGCCCGAGATCGAGACGACGGCCGACGTGGGCCTGCAACGCAGCGGCATGGCACAGAACGCGCCCTATCTCTACTTCACCACCGTGGCGCTCGAGGCCATCCAGGCGCTGTCGTCCGAGCGCACCCGGCTGCTCGGCCTGCTCGACGAGGCTCAGCTCAAGCTCGCGTCCGCGCTACAGCTGCGCTTCGAGCTGACCCGGTCCTACTGGGCGACCATCGCCACCTTCGGCTCCGGCCGGTGGCCGCTGGAGGACCTGCCCTGGCGCACCACCGACGGCATCGAGTTCGACTACTTCAGCCTGCTGGTCAGCGGCATGGTCGTGCAGAACATGGTGGCCGTGCGGGCGACGAACGCGGACCTCACCCGGGTGGCCGGCGTGCTGGACGAGCTGGCGAACCGCAGCCGCATCACCCGGCGCTCGACCGCGCTGGAGACGGCGCACAACGTGCACCATCCCGGCCTGCGCTTCCCGCTGGAGGGCAGCGAGAACGTGGGCGGCCCGCAGCTGTCCTGGACGGTCGCGGACATCTCGCCGCTGCTGCTCAAGCGCACGCTCAACCTGGCGAGCCTGCTCTCCGACGGCACCTCCCGCAGCCGGCTGCTCGACCTCTCCGACGACCTGTGGAAGCACCTTCAGCAGCGGCTGATCTCCGACGGCATCCCGAACGGCATCTGGGACCAGCCGGCGGGCGCCTTCCCCCAGGTGGAGGTGAAGTACAGCGAGCCCTCCTGGTATTACACCAAGCGGGTCGTCGACTGCCTCGTCACCGCCGCCCGGGTCATCAACGAGCCCCCGCTGCGCAGCGAGCTGCTGGCAAACGTCGCCGCGGAGCTGCTGAACGAGGCCGCGCACCTCTACGACCGGGAGCGCCTCAACGGCTCCACCTACAGTGGTCAGACGCTGCGCGAGGAGCTCAAACAGATCGGCGTCGAGCTGGAGCGGGCCAGGACGGTGCGCCGCGAGCGTCCCGGCGTCGCGGTCGCCGTGACCGAGGACGTGCTGCGCCGGCTCGACCGCCTGTCGGCGGCCCGGCGCGCCGACAGCGGGCTCAGTTAG
- a CDS encoding SCO2522 family protein, whose protein sequence is MNAYPGVFTEESATPVVRRVALSHLSIELGHLYMDDFRAGEQRLREHFRRVLPWVRTAEQACADEVSGGRPRVSTCFLVDDYFTRFGTPAEVVRALVDAAQDTGLTIDYVARESGCATADGVDLATLVRQHLVAEPPEGDNGGRPATAVSGWLSNGERAGTGAAAAMAAPRPWQPPRQSAVQNHSIFVDIELWNGPAGKVLWSCPFLAAVWQLQRLGLIRHLGEPVAEPRPGTADDVADDWDRMPAVVQLNPRAAPFRAYRTFSALDARFLPIELAVRTILGQVAVDAAVSAQVRGRAEGEGLTLPAEVVDRIRYAFL, encoded by the coding sequence GTGAACGCCTACCCCGGCGTGTTCACGGAGGAGAGCGCCACGCCGGTGGTGCGGCGGGTGGCCCTGTCCCATCTCTCGATCGAACTCGGCCACCTCTACATGGACGACTTCCGCGCCGGCGAGCAGCGGCTGCGCGAACACTTCCGGCGGGTGCTGCCCTGGGTGCGTACCGCGGAGCAGGCGTGTGCCGACGAGGTGAGCGGCGGCCGGCCGCGGGTGAGCACCTGCTTCCTGGTCGACGACTACTTCACCCGGTTCGGCACCCCGGCCGAGGTCGTGCGCGCGCTGGTCGACGCCGCGCAGGACACCGGCCTCACGATCGACTACGTGGCCCGGGAGTCGGGCTGCGCGACGGCCGACGGCGTCGACCTGGCGACCCTGGTGCGCCAGCACCTGGTGGCCGAGCCGCCCGAGGGTGACAACGGCGGCCGGCCCGCGACGGCGGTCAGCGGCTGGCTGAGCAACGGCGAACGCGCCGGCACCGGCGCCGCGGCCGCCATGGCGGCGCCGCGCCCCTGGCAGCCGCCGCGGCAGAGCGCCGTGCAGAACCACTCGATCTTCGTGGACATCGAGCTGTGGAACGGCCCCGCCGGCAAGGTGCTCTGGTCGTGCCCGTTCCTCGCCGCCGTCTGGCAGTTGCAGCGGCTCGGCCTGATCCGGCATCTCGGCGAGCCGGTGGCCGAGCCGCGGCCGGGCACCGCGGACGACGTGGCCGACGACTGGGACCGGATGCCCGCGGTGGTGCAGCTCAATCCCCGGGCCGCGCCGTTCCGCGCGTACCGGACCTTCTCCGCGCTCGACGCGCGGTTCCTGCCGATCGAGCTGGCCGTGCGCACCATCCTGGGTCAGGTGGCGGTCGACGCCGCAGTCTCGGCGCAGGTGCGCGGGCGTGCCGAGGGCGAGGGGCTCACCCTGCCGGCCGAGGTGGTCGACCGGATCCGCTACGCGTTCCTGTAG
- a CDS encoding SCO2525 family SAM-dependent methyltransferase, translated as MAVSDASYDRDSYHRRRKSVTRPDPRLDSAMDIARRVGNADFDWDAFDSAAYFEHNYGTLRGDDERIIEIVADFFHSDRRTWGARAIDVGAGANLYPALTMLPFAGEVILFERAFTNREWLQDQIKKPCPSWWQFWSHMNAGRSAYKPIKDPFDLLSRRAKVEKGNIFSLKPGQYDMGTMFFVAESITTRNDEFVRATQSFVNSLVPRGSFAAAFMRDSSGYRVGGRSFPACSVDERDVRQALDPVATDVRIQTVESKDLRDGYCGMIVATGHKRT; from the coding sequence GTGGCCGTTTCGGACGCCTCCTACGACCGCGACAGCTACCACCGCCGGAGGAAATCCGTGACCCGACCCGACCCGCGTCTCGACTCCGCGATGGACATCGCGCGGCGGGTGGGCAACGCCGACTTCGACTGGGACGCCTTCGACTCGGCGGCCTACTTCGAACACAACTACGGCACCCTGCGCGGTGACGACGAGCGGATCATCGAGATCGTCGCCGACTTCTTCCACTCCGACCGGCGCACCTGGGGCGCGCGCGCCATCGACGTCGGCGCCGGCGCCAACCTCTATCCGGCGCTCACCATGCTGCCGTTCGCCGGCGAGGTGATCCTCTTCGAGCGCGCGTTCACCAACCGCGAATGGTTGCAGGACCAGATAAAGAAGCCCTGCCCGTCGTGGTGGCAGTTCTGGTCGCACATGAACGCGGGGCGCTCGGCGTACAAGCCGATCAAGGATCCGTTCGATCTGCTCAGCCGGCGGGCCAAGGTGGAGAAGGGCAACATCTTCAGCCTCAAGCCCGGCCAGTACGACATGGGCACCATGTTCTTCGTCGCGGAGTCCATCACCACCCGCAACGACGAGTTCGTCCGGGCCACACAGTCCTTCGTGAACTCGCTGGTGCCGCGGGGCTCCTTCGCGGCGGCCTTCATGCGCGACTCCTCCGGCTACCGGGTCGGCGGCCGCAGCTTCCCGGCCTGCTCGGTGGACGAGCGCGACGTCCGGCAGGCGCTCGACCCGGTGGCCACGGATGTCAGAATTCAGACAGTGGAGAGCAAGGACCTCCGCGACGGCTACTGCGGGATGATAGTGGCCACCGGCCACAAGAGGACGTAA